One segment of Stappia sp. 28M-7 DNA contains the following:
- a CDS encoding NUDIX hydrolase, whose translation MSDSNHPRLGVSVFLRHEDKVLLVKRGKEPFAGYWSLPGGSVEFGERLRDGAARELFEETGLSAQIEPAPAELVELVPEDHAPGRHFVIAVFRASYPQGTLQPGDDAADAAFFAPGSFAGLTMTPGTAARLLRLIGDDPAS comes from the coding sequence ATGAGCGATTCGAACCATCCCCGTCTCGGCGTCAGTGTTTTCCTTCGGCACGAAGACAAGGTCCTGCTGGTGAAGCGCGGCAAGGAGCCCTTTGCCGGATACTGGAGCCTGCCGGGGGGATCGGTGGAATTCGGAGAGCGGCTGCGCGACGGCGCCGCGCGCGAACTCTTCGAGGAAACCGGCCTGTCGGCGCAGATCGAGCCGGCCCCGGCGGAACTCGTCGAGCTGGTGCCAGAGGACCATGCCCCGGGGCGGCACTTCGTGATCGCGGTGTTCCGGGCAAGCTATCCACAAGGCACACTGCAGCCGGGCGACGACGCGGCCGACGCGGCCTTTTTCGCGCCCGGCTCATTCGCCGGGCTCACCATGACGCCGGGCACCGCCGCCCGCCTGCTGCGCCTTATCGGCGATGACCCCGCATCATGA
- a CDS encoding TIGR02301 family protein, which yields MKRQFRPLRHPLRMLPLALLLAVQLPIAAAQPAAAQEPARPEDPPYEAELMRLSEILGALHYLRPLCGSPDGSVWRDEMESLLDAEVQDDERRRRFIERFNQGYRGFSSVYVKCTPAAEAALARYIEEGGALIRNVTTRYNR from the coding sequence ATGAAACGACAGTTCCGCCCGCTTCGGCATCCCCTCCGCATGTTGCCGCTCGCGCTTCTGCTCGCCGTCCAGCTGCCGATTGCGGCCGCTCAGCCGGCCGCAGCACAGGAGCCTGCGCGACCGGAGGATCCGCCCTACGAGGCCGAGCTGATGCGGCTGTCGGAGATCCTGGGCGCGCTCCATTACCTCCGCCCGCTCTGCGGCTCGCCCGACGGCAGCGTCTGGCGCGACGAGATGGAGTCCCTGCTGGATGCCGAGGTGCAGGACGATGAACGCCGCCGCCGCTTCATCGAACGTTTCAACCAGGGTTATCGAGGGTTCTCCTCGGTCTACGTCAAATGCACGCCAGCAGCAGAAGCTGCACTTGCCCGCTATATCGAGGAAGGCGGCGCGCTGATCCGTAACGTCACCACCCGCTACAACCGTTGA
- a CDS encoding LysE family translocator, with the protein MQEPLFFFIGLGIGIATSAPVGPVNIAVIQRAFRSGLLPGLCAGFGAMLADGLYATFAAFGVTVVSDFVEQHSRIIQSVGGVLVILFGLRILMSRPHFEAGDDAPQGLMSGLVGGFAMTATNPGVVLGFLAIFGSLGEWAPDPGNYIGAATLVLGVLTGALVWWVLLASLVSHLRERMNDTWLLWINRVAGGALCVFGLAIFVHLYLL; encoded by the coding sequence TTGCAGGAACCGTTATTCTTTTTCATCGGGCTGGGCATCGGTATCGCCACCAGTGCGCCGGTCGGCCCAGTCAATATCGCTGTTATCCAGCGCGCGTTCCGCTCAGGGCTGTTGCCGGGCTTGTGTGCCGGATTCGGCGCGATGCTCGCCGACGGGCTCTATGCCACCTTCGCGGCCTTCGGCGTGACCGTGGTGTCGGACTTCGTCGAGCAGCACAGCCGGATCATCCAGTCGGTCGGCGGCGTGCTGGTGATTCTCTTCGGCCTTCGCATCCTGATGTCTCGGCCGCATTTCGAGGCCGGCGACGACGCACCGCAAGGACTTATGTCCGGCCTGGTCGGCGGGTTCGCGATGACCGCCACCAATCCGGGTGTGGTGCTCGGGTTTCTGGCGATCTTCGGCAGTCTCGGCGAATGGGCACCGGATCCGGGCAACTATATCGGCGCCGCCACCTTGGTGCTCGGCGTTCTGACAGGCGCGCTGGTCTGGTGGGTCCTGTTGGCGTCGCTCGTTTCGCATTTGCGCGAAAGAATGAACGACACCTGGCTCTTGTGGATCAATCGCGTTGCCGGGGGAGCCCTATGCGTCTTCGGCCTGGCGATCTTCGTCCATCTCTACCTTTTGTGA
- a CDS encoding L,D-transpeptidase family protein gives MIEIPRETFPGVGRFSSTLAALLIAAGTMAMAGGTAIARDAAPMTPIAGAGAAAQADATDMPLQILVSLDDQKLEVYRGTQLIETTRISSGKRGHGTPTGVFSILEKRRRHFSNLYNNAPMPYMQRLTWSGIALHEGVVPNYPASHGCIRMPRGFAQQLFSMTDRGAHVVVTRKRAEPRAVTHAALPALRLAETEVASLAAELRPGLPGAVTDGEAGTVGSIGPTEPALQLPSEPLRILVTPTSARERVRDMQRVLDRLGYDPGPADGVMGRKTRAAIRLFQEGAELPITGEPTDLVLRALYADAGEMGPATGRLYVRRKFKEVYSANVVLKDPDQPLGTHLFTAIAGVAPGAEPRWMTVVADEAENRSPESVLDRIEWTDEARAFVEGNLALGSSLMVTDRPFSLHSGLGTDFVVMTRQ, from the coding sequence ATGATCGAGATTCCCCGCGAGACCTTTCCCGGCGTCGGCCGGTTCTCGTCCACCCTTGCCGCATTGTTGATCGCCGCCGGAACGATGGCGATGGCGGGCGGCACCGCGATCGCCCGCGATGCGGCTCCGATGACCCCGATTGCAGGCGCGGGTGCAGCGGCGCAGGCCGACGCTACCGACATGCCCTTGCAGATCCTCGTTTCGCTGGACGACCAGAAGCTGGAGGTCTACCGCGGCACGCAGCTGATCGAGACCACCCGCATCTCGTCGGGCAAGCGCGGGCACGGCACGCCGACCGGCGTCTTCAGCATCCTGGAGAAACGCCGCCGTCACTTCTCGAACCTCTACAACAACGCACCCATGCCCTATATGCAACGCCTGACCTGGTCGGGCATCGCCCTGCATGAAGGCGTGGTGCCGAACTATCCGGCCTCCCATGGCTGCATCCGGATGCCGCGTGGCTTTGCCCAGCAGCTCTTCTCGATGACGGATCGCGGCGCCCATGTGGTCGTGACGCGAAAGCGGGCCGAACCGCGCGCCGTCACCCATGCGGCGCTGCCCGCCCTGCGCCTGGCAGAGACGGAAGTCGCCAGCCTGGCTGCCGAACTGCGGCCGGGCCTGCCCGGCGCCGTCACGGACGGCGAGGCCGGCACCGTCGGTTCGATCGGCCCGACCGAGCCGGCGCTGCAGCTGCCGAGCGAGCCGCTGCGCATTCTCGTGACGCCGACCTCCGCGCGGGAGCGTGTGCGCGACATGCAGCGGGTTCTCGACCGTCTCGGCTATGATCCGGGGCCGGCCGACGGCGTGATGGGGCGCAAGACCCGCGCGGCGATCCGCCTGTTCCAGGAGGGGGCCGAACTGCCGATCACCGGCGAGCCGACCGACCTTGTGCTGCGCGCGCTCTACGCCGATGCGGGCGAGATGGGGCCGGCAACCGGCCGGCTCTACGTGCGGCGCAAGTTCAAGGAGGTCTATTCGGCCAATGTGGTGCTGAAGGACCCGGACCAGCCGCTCGGCACCCATCTGTTCACTGCCATTGCCGGCGTTGCGCCCGGCGCCGAACCGCGCTGGATGACCGTTGTCGCGGACGAGGCGGAAAACCGCTCGCCGGAAAGCGTGCTCGACCGCATCGAGTGGACCGACGAGGCCCGCGCCTTCGTGGAGGGGAACCTCGCCCTCGGTTCCTCGCTGATGGTCACCGACCGTCCGTTCAGCCTGCATTCGGGGCTCGGCACCGACTTCGTGGTGATGACGCGCCAGTAA